Genomic segment of Nilaparvata lugens isolate BPH chromosome 6, ASM1435652v1, whole genome shotgun sequence:
AAGACACAAACATTCACAACTTCGACATCTGCATCCCTGGTCCTCTTTTATTCCTCGACTCTCATTGCCagcaacaaatataaattttaaatcaGTGCTCAGCATTGAGCACCAACTCAATGAGCTCTACTTCAATGATGTATCCAATTTATCACCGGACTAGAACGAATATTTACATAACATTCTTTCTGGCCACAGGAATGGGAAAACATCATCCGACAAGGAAAAGCTCTGTTGTTTTGGTCTCTGgacttaattttatttttctttcttggtTCCTAATTGAAAAGTTATCAAATTTAAGATCTCACAAGCTTTTGAATGccgtattataatattaaatgacTAAAGAATATTTAATCTACCTTATTAATCCACTTGAAAAGGTGAACTAAACTTTCAAAACTGTTTTATCTTTTCTAAAgatcaattcaaatttcttttcCCTTAGTTTTAATTTCCCCATAAACACAAAATCATTCCTATTTTTAGGGAAGAACTAAAAGTCCTGATTGTTATATGAGTCAATGCTTTGAgactagaaaatatatttattttaattgtcTAAAGACCTCTCTCACTCTTGaaaagtttcaaaataattatgattgctGTACAGCTATATAGTATTATACAATAGATAATGACACAGACTCATTTATAATTTGTAACCTAATAAACATTCAATGgtttattgatatttaattatttttgaagattttaagACTTTATGGTTCATTACCATCATGAATGCATCTTCATGAGTGAATCATTATGAGCGGAATATGAGTGCGATGTTATCATTTTCATTCTTCAGTTTTCCTTATTTACTTGCAAAAATGATCTTTCCTCATGCACATGATTCAACTTTCCTAagaaaaatttggaaaattgaTATGTGCTATAACAACAAGTGGTGATTTATCGAGAATTCATGTGACTGCATAGTTGACAGTTTTCTGAACTTTAGAACAGATTTATTCTCTTCGAACAAGGGTGGACTTTCTCGATAACAGCAATCAAACTTTCTCAATTGTATTATCCTGTCTTTCTATTTCCAAGAAATGTTTCACAGACTGTTGTAACTCGATTCACGAGTTGCAGttctatttcataaaaattACGTGTAACCGTTGATCcactaatttattcattatctaTTCTTTTATTTCctagcataatattattaccATGAGGTTTTCATCAAGGGTTGACTTTTTCGCTAATAATTTCCTAATTTTCCACCAGGGAATGTAAGAATGATCAAGCTGAATAAAACATCACATACTCGAGGTTGGTGATTTTTTAGCAAAATTTGCTACGTTCATTACCTGTGAACAACTTCCCAATGCAAATCACAGTTTACAAATCCATAAAATTCACTTCTACAATGTAATTTCAAGGAAATTTTAGTCTATATGTGATTCAGAGAATGAATAATATACTATGAAGTTTCTTTTATTGGCATAATATTATCCCTCATACACATTGATGTAAAAGATCGAATCTATATTTGCAGCGGTGTCCACCTCAAGCCCATGTGGCCAATGACACTCTTCCCCCCTCTACAATTCAGCACCAAAGaaggtattattattttagaaaCCCTTCCTGAGATTGGTTTTGTTTTTATGCTATTCAACGCAGAATCCTATCGATTGAATCATTATAATATCTCCctctccaaaaatttaaaatttttaagtAACATTTAACCTGATACCTAACATAGTAACATGCTATGATAGTAGCATAATGGACGGTTTTGGAAACCTAAGACTTTCATAATGATCGATCCATGAGAGTTTACGCAAAAGAGAAATTGTACTGTTTCAACTATTCCTCCAATTCAATGCAGctgtacaaaaatatttcatgaattGGCAATAGTTGCACAATAGATGCAGACTTCAACAGCTTATCCACTGAAATGCTTTATCAACCTAGAATTTCAACCCTAAACTTATCCACCCTACAAATAAGTATAGAATTGGGACTATATGTTTTTATAACGAAACAATAACATTTTTGGAGGTTTCTTGAGAGTGAAACCTTTAGAGCATCAAGTTTTAGACTTATGTAAGCTCCTTGTGACAAAATTATAACATCCTATTTttggaagagagaaaaaagctCATTGTGACAAGGTGAAGTCCATTACTACAAAATCTTCTACGTCAAAGTTCTTTATTCATATTGAGGTAATTTTCGTTATTAAGTTTTTTGAATGTTTTGGATCACAACCCATATCCATTTGAGAATCTAGAGTTTTTCCATGAATACATTAATTTTCCATTAGCCCCATCAGGAAGATCATTCCATTCAGATAATTGTAGTAAAATCCTAGAGATTGaatcttcatctttctctttccatGGACTTGATGtcattgaaacaagaaagataatCTATTACATTCAGGTGCTCTTCACCAAATTTTGGGTCAGTCCACATTCAAAGTCAAGAAATATTCTAAAATTTCATTCTACTTACAATATCTATTTAATTTCTGTGGCAGgcattcattatattttttgcTCAAGTGTCAAGTCAACATAGGTCTGAATGAAGTTTGATAAAGACATATAAATAGTTGAACTTCTAACATATAGGCTATaacaattaatattcaaatacatacagaatttatataatacaCATTTTAGCCAAATGTCAAACCTGgaacttataattattattgtcaacaCAATAGTCGCGTGTTTAAGTGCTATAGTGctatagtttcaaaatagacaTCACCACGCGAGTTCGTCTACATATGTGAACTAGCGCCTCTAGCGGCTCAATTAGTAACTAGCTTTGGAAAAGAGGAACCGGCGGCCGGCGCGCGAAATCCGTCAGTCGGGTCTGGGCTCTCGTTCTGAGTGGTCGTAGAGTAGGAGAGCAgagctgagagagagagagagagaagagaacgTCTCGAGGTGTCGGCGTCTGTCATCTCACCAACTCTCTGGCGTGTTCCCGAAAAACGCGACGAGATTTTTCacgaaaatttttgaaatatattacgTAAATAGAACAATAGTTCTCAGTTATCTTCCGTTGATTTTCGAAAAAAGTTTTCGGAATATTTTTTCACGAAGTTCCACAGGTCCCCCGTGTTTTTACGTGAAAAATGTTTGGTAGCTGATGGTTTTTCGAGTTAATTTTTGTGTTTTacgctaattattaggtagaaTCATGACTTCGCGAGTGACTAGCGGTcagcgtctagcatgtttggtGGCCGGGTTCGCGATACTTTTGCTGTTGGGGTTGCTTGGTGTCCTGTGGACCGCACGTCTGGGCATTTTCACCAATTTCGGTGAAAAGTCACCACCAAGTCGGCGAGGTGTCACTAGCTTTCCTCTGACACATTCTTCCACGCCGGTGTCTTCTTCCACACCAAAACAGAATGGGGATGCTTCCAATAAAAAATGTGAGTTTTTaccaaaaaatttatattttatccctttttgaaatgtttattgaatatttgttttcaaatgttaatTACTTACCGTCTTGAAAAATTCTTTCTAGATTTGTATTCTACCTTATTAGATATTCATTAATTGATTCTTCCAAAAAATGAATTGGAATTTCAGTTCAATCAGGATAGCTCTTAAACTGTTTGctatatatttttgtatcaGAATGGAAGCCTAATTAGGGCACTTCCAATCTAGGACGAGTGAAGGTTTCTCTGTTGTCTTTCAATTTTGCATGCCAATAAcctttattatcaaaattggaaattttcatttttttacattgtATGAGATCGATAATTATGTGTCACTACTGATCACTATAGTTCAAGAGTacacaattcaaattcattcatcaaaaCATATTTACAGAATAATagtgtaacaataatataaGGAATATACTCCCTGCGTGGATGATTTttccgtgtgcagggaggaaATAGTTCTTTTTTAAAGCGCAATTCCCACTCTATCTCTGTAACGTATAccattatcaatttcaattattcccAATGGAACTGCTTCTTCCTCATTAAGGCTCGGGAGAACGAAGTAACGAAATAggtggtggtgggggggggggaagaTTTCAACGATGATATGAATGGAAAAGTAAATatattgattacaatgaaaaatGTGAAATCTATAGTAATCTGTAAAAACGAAATGTGTAATCTTCATTTCATAGAGTCTATAGTAAAGAATATAGTATAGTAATTTGAGATAGTTGGATCTGTAAATAGTCTGCAGAAGATAAACACGTTGAAGAAATCCCGATGGGAATAAGCAATTCATGCTACAAAACTgtaaaattgatttaaaaagATCAGGGAGCAGGAAAATTAGATAGAGGAAAACTTGTTTTTTCTCGACAGTCATAAAATAGCAGTCTGTGCTCTGTGATATGCACGGGTATCCCATTACACAACTTCAAATCTCTTTATATATCCCATCACATCTAGCAATCTAATCATCATTTCTGTTTCTGCATCAAATATTTACAATGCATTTTCATACGATTGCCAGACatcaattcattgataatttaatactagaataatgtaataattttgCTCTTTAATtggactaaaatattaaaaatgatattgaattCCACCCATCGTTCAAACTAATTCAGATATTTTCATACATGCGAGTTTGAAAAATCTCAATGTtatgtatttattgttattgaatgaagaaaaacatatatcaatattaatctccaaataacatgaaaataataaatgaaaagaaCTATTGTGATTAATTTCTTTCATTATCTATAATACTCTGAAAATTTGTACAGATTCCATGGAAGGAATATTGAATGAAAGccataatgataatgaatagaaatattgaatataaaccttaatgataatgaataaaaatattatcaattaattattactaCTACGGTTCAAACGATCCACAAGTTGAACTATCCAACCGGAAAACGCATTTTCCCATAATTTTCAACTGCGATGGTTTTTAAAAGtcacataatgaaataatataaattggcTCACCAATTACTTGGAATTAATGAGCTCAATTTATTAGCATTTTTTGTACAATAGACAATAAGTTATTGTAGTCAATTCTGTGTATTGCTACCGGTAGCTGGGAAATTGTTCAATAGTAGCTCCACTTTTTGATATAATTCAATCAGTGGGATCGATTTGATAACAATAAGAACCTCTTTCGAGTAGACctatttatttatgcattccTGTCAGTTTTTGAACGGTTCACTGGTAATGAGCTATTATTATTCGTTCGTTATAAATCATTTCCAAAATTTAATCCGATTTGGAATAAAAACATTTCCTTACATTCTCTAGGAATATTTCCCATAAAAACTGACATTGTTTTGTAGAAGAAAGTCTTGAAAATGTTTGAtgaaaatctttaaaaattattcattccttATCTGAATATTCATATACAGACGTATAGATATTGTTTCCacgcaaataaataaattgttcatcagttaattaatacattttttccattcaaaGTATAGcatttttgaaagttttcaagttatatttaatcCAAGTTCCAATCATAAtggattgattcaatttttctcattgaaaTAACGGAATTGCGCTTCCATCAGCTTCAGCTTCCACTCTACTTTCTAATGTAATCTATATTGATAGTGGGATCAAAttttaactgtcagcattctttgAATTAGAAGAAGTGatgttattcatattgaatactGATATTCAAATATGATTCTCGCTATAATAAACACGTGACTTATAATATTATCACGAATATTGAATAAACGAtagaatatttcatttacaTTGGCAGGTGCTACACACTAAACAGTCGTACAAGGACTAATGCAGCCAAAGACTGTTCTCaggaaaactagaaaatgaagatatcattttttcaactttaaagaTCACTTTCAAATATCTGTTAAGCTACTTTACTTTGAATATAAGAGTAATGAGGGAATAATATGAGGAACAATAGTGATATTTACTTAAGACTGTCAGAATTCCGTATAAATAGCATCACTATACTCACCATTCAATCGATGCTGGAAGTTTTAAATGAATCTAATAGAGAATTTTGAATCTGAGTTTGAACTTTGAAAAGGCGTAAAAAGTTGCTTTTTCGAATACGGTGTGTCCCACTGTAGACTGAACTCTGCCGTCATAAATAGGCGACTGTAATAAATTACAGGTTCGGTTTGAATATTCATGAACGATTTTTGCATATGAGAAAGAAAAACTGAAACTTGGATGGGTaagacaaataatattattcataggaGGAACGTAGGGGATATTTATTTCGGCAGGGGTATAGCTGGAATCGTGAAGATTTATTCTCCCTTCTCAATCCatttattctctctctttcatctCTCTCCAATCCACTTCAACTTCCCTATAATCTAATCCATTCTCttttctctcacacacattAATATTGTTACTATACGTTTCTACTACAgttcattctctctttctctcacctctaatttaatttcaaattcaaacattgTCAATGATACATCTTAATTCGAAATTCTATTTATCTGTTCATCTACATTCATCAAACAATATCTGCGAATTGAATTCCGATTCTAATTTAGATTCAGACGTCGTGGTGTTGCTTATAGATTGGCGCTAACTTTATGTTCTCGTTATTCATCCTCttctcttttcctccttcttcagcTTTGTCTCTACTTGTTCTTCTTTCTTCTACGTTTCCTTGTACGAGTCCACTTTTACTCATTTGTTATTTTTCTGTCTCTAAAGGAATtggaatgaatttttcattggTACTATGTGCAGATTTTTTATagataaaattgatagaatacGCTTTAATATCTCAATAAATAATGCTTAATAGCTTAGTTGATAATGACAATctataaaatgataatgaaatactAAAGTAAGtttcttattcttcatttgACTTATGGGAGTCACGATAACAGGTATTATTCATCCAAACGTTTTAGAACTCAGTAGCTTGCACACATTCTGAGAAAACTTCGGAGTGAGTTATGATTCATTAATTTTGTGTATGTAATTCATATTCATGgtataataatattggtatGTTTGTCATTctagtcaatcaatcaattaatcattttattcagtaaaatgctttacaaaattggtcccgctaaacctaaaagattagCAGGTGCCTACAAGTAATAAAATACATGGATAGAatgataactttatcaataATACTAAGGAAAATTTTTTCTTCATGGAACTGGGAGTTTAGGAATTTAAAAAGGAGTATGGGGTATTAGATGGTCTAAGGATGATTAATAGGGTACGGTATAGGGTTaatggaaattggaaaaaaaaaaaaaactcaaaaacttcaaatcattaaactaaattaaattttaaataaaatatacttgCTACTTTATAGTAAGTAAGAATcaaaaggataatattaaaccaaaaatacaataagtgaTCGGGAGAATCAAACGTTAATTATCCatccatatattatatgaaaattatatgatatattaatatatattatgaaaaatttctAGTATAAGTAATTGATATGTTGAAGTGGTTCTTTGAAAATTACAAGTGACTTTCTAAAAACAAACTGAACTTGAAATCGGAGCCCAATAGAAGCTAGTGAAAAAtgctattaaaaatgaaattttacgCCCACGAGCGTTGTGGCATAGGTCATACACAATAGGTCAATAAATTTGACAAGGTCGTCTGCGCGTCAGTTTTTCAAgatatcaatcaattatttattatgttttttcaataCCACCAATTAATTTCGTTTTTATTGTGATGATTAAGGAAAGATAATTTGTAACTGAACTATCACTGATACGGTTGGAATATTTTGGTAGCTGATTGGATGCTATCAAGGATCTGGACTGAATTATCTTCAactcaaatcaaaatttgaCTATAAGCTGTGAGGCCTTTTTCGATTAATATGGTCCAGACAAGGATTTCAGTCTctttctaaaatcaaaatattagtTTCAAAAATCACAGAATAGTTGACTGCtaaggatttgaaaaaaaattatcggAATGAAAACCTTTTTCTTtccttagtacccttttattaaaaacttttttattgtgttgtaccctttttttattaatttgaataaagtagcccatataagtgaagtgttttaaTAATAACATGCGTACCAAAAATATTTGTTATCAATGTTTAATGATAATGGAATAATGGTGAATAACGGTTTGGAATCCTAATTTCCGAATTATTAAGTTATCTAGAATTTTTTTATCTAGAATTATTAAGTTaggaaaatgaagaataatgtcTGAATTTTTGCGGATGGGTCTCATGGTAAGATTAATTCCAAACTATCATCAAAGTCAATATTTCACTTGCAACATTTTGGCTGACATTTCGAAGTTAACTCCAAACTGCTATCATTCCTCATTCAATGTTTCCCATGCTGACATTTTGAAGTGAACGGTGATGAGTTGGAGGGCcgacagcagcagcagcagcagctgtGTGAGCTTTCATTGTCAAGGTCAGAGAGTGTGTTGACCCAATTGGTCCAATGGCCAATCTGATTGGCCGGCTGGCGCTAAGCGCTACACTCACATTCAccacaaactgtcagcattccccataaatagcatcaatgcttcccattcagccATTGCTGACAATTAGCTATGCGCCGTCATAAATTGCAAATTATCGCTGCCGTTCTGCCCATACTGTCGCTGCCTACACGCTTATTCAATTGTGCCATTTTTTTCGGGTGGTTTGTCTTTTTATCAGCCATGGTCTTTTTATCTCACCGTGCTCACATTGTTTCAGCAGTAATTGAAAATTAGATGGCGGTTGAGAATTGGGTTCAGCTTTTAGGACGACTGTAGCTTTGGACTAGCTTTTGGTTGACTTTATTAGTTTTTGAAGgctttcatttttcttttcaagATTCAAGACGGAATTTTAGTtccatatttataatatttgaatattattgtattttcctAATAATTAGATGGTGTTAATCATATTAACATTAacaacatttattattaatgtAGTAATCCGCCTCAGAGACTACTGTAGGCCCAGTCAATGGCCTAGAGTAAGTTGATGAGGATTGCTTGATTGGCTACCTTCATTTCACcttggagggcgaagttagggcgcagccggcctcCTCTCCCTCTTAACCCTTCTATACATGAATATCAGGAAAGGGACTGGGAGATATAAAATCGATGTGAGAAAAGAATATTCACAAtaacttgaaa
This window contains:
- the LOC111055689 gene encoding uncharacterized protein LOC111055689, with translation MTSRVTSGQRLACLVAGFAILLLLGLLGVLWTARLGIFTNFGEKSPPSRRGVTSFPLTHSSTPVSSSTPKQNGDASNKKSEFEEFVKPIKTSPGSPNEHNLVFGNNIWARRE